A window of Toxotes jaculatrix isolate fToxJac2 chromosome 11, fToxJac2.pri, whole genome shotgun sequence genomic DNA:
GATGCAGATAGAACTAGAGTTTGACAGACAAAAAGCAGGCTGTATAAGTGGCATCAAGACAGGGATCATCAATCAACAGACTGCTCTCCTTGGCATTGTAAATCACTGCAGTGCTGAAGGGCATCATCTGTCCCCATCTCCTAATTTCAGACAAAGTATGTGGTGTGTGATggctctgcttttgttttacagatggTGTACACGAGCCAATATGTAccacttgttttgtttatttgcatcATCAACAATCATACACATTCGTTGGTCTCCCAGCACTGTAGCACGTAAACACAGGACATGAACACCAGTTTGCCCATCTATTGTCATCAGCAGACAAGCCTGTGGATGTTTATCCTACACCAGAAAGAATATTCAGTAGAacattgattaaaaaaaaaaaatctgacccTTTAAAAAtaaccagaaaaacaaaatacaaaccaACATCAGTGCAATTCTGTAGCATATACACTATGCCTCTGCAAATACTGGTACTGTATGATCACATTGGGAGGGAGTGCTCAGCAGTTCAGAGTGCACAGGGTTCTTAACAAAGAGGAGTAAATGTCCATAAGTTACAGCTTCTACGACTGGATCGATCGTTGATTTTTTTgctctaaacaaaacaaaagcggAAGAACAATTAGAAGTACACATCAGATGAAATGGAACAGTTCTGCCCAGGTTCCAgtagaaaagcagagaaatctTTTGAATGGTGATCACTTTAAGTTaattttcactgtaaacataaTGACGCTGATCTAAATGACACCTCGCTGGAGTGACTGAGATGAGTGTAGGTGCAGAGCAACATGCTACAGAGAGATACTGTAGGGGTTGTGTGTCTCATTATATCTAGTGCTCCCTAATCTAAGACCCCTCAGGCCCTCTCTCAGTGCCCTGTATCTAGATTCAAAGTAtcaaaaagctgcagattcAATTGAAACCACTCAAATACAAATGCCTAATGGGTATTACACACTACAACAGGACAAACAGTGTTTTTGACCGTAATCATGGCTTGAAATGTTGCTTTGAGTATCATACAGCCTTTTTGAATTCGATTACAACGCTGATGGTCCAGACTGAGTCATGACAGGAAATGCTCATTGCAGAATATAGAATGTGAAGTATTGCTGCTCTATATGTGCATTCTATGCAAGCATAGACATAATAAACATACTGTAGCATATTCATCATATAAGATATCTTTGTGGCCAGCATTGGCCACAATTGCGGCATCATATACATTTCAGTATTtacatatattcatatatacatGCACGTCTAGTGCAAGATATTTTTAATCTTGTAGGACTTTTGTTCATCCGCGTATTTTGACAATCCAACATCTGCAAATAGATCTGGTCCTACTCAAGTGGACCATTTACCAAATCAAAACCACCACAAGACCCTTTCACAGGtctgatttcagattttttttttttttttttttggttggttttCCACAGtagtgacaaaaataaataacagaaagtGACACTCTGCACAAAGTGATCGTTTTCTAGTTTCCGTAAGTGCACTGAAAATCAGTCAAATATGTCAAATACAGGGCCTGTCAAGCGTAGAAGATGAGCTCAGGAATCTGTCCCCCCTGCACTCCTGTGCCGTTAGTGCTGTCCGAGGAGCACTGGAACTGAAATGTCACTTTCCCACACTGCACCTCTGTCATCCCTTCCTGTCCAAAGTAGCTCAGCTCATTTCCATCCAGAACCACACTGGCAGTGTAGAATGTATCAGGCTCGATCTGGACTGGATACTCAAACCACACCGGGAAGGTATTGCTGGAACCATCAGAGAAGTATTTACTGAGGTTTTGTCCCAGCAGGACTCCCTGACGTTTCAACTCAATCTTGGCACTGTACTCTGCTGAGCCACAGCTAGATCCGTACAGTCCAAACCCAGCGATGAAAACTCTTTTATCCACTGCAAACTGTATACTGTCACAGCGACCCCGATAACGCCACTGGTTGCTTCTATAGGCACAGGACTGGAATCTGTGGCAGCGCTGGGGTGTCAGGCCCTTCCTGGGCTGgctgacaaactgcagctcagGTTTCTTGGCTGCTGTGTACCACAGGAAGATGTCATTGGTCTCATTAAGCGTCAACACGCCCGACTGGGCTGCCCCATTGGCAAAATCATCCAGAGCCATTGTAGGGATGCGTATCAGGTACATGGCCTTGCCCAAAACCTTACGCTTGTTGTCAGTTGAAGAGGTGAGCTCCTGTCTCTGGCACTCAGCCTCAGCCCAGCTGAGCGCCGCCTCGAACACTACTATCTCTTTAGCATTGAGTGTCTCTCGCTGTAGGATACTCTCCAGGGTCTGGGAGTCGATGTCACAGAAGCCCTCCGAGCGTAACGCCAGCTCGGCCTGGGCATCAATCACCTCCCAGCAGCGCTGTGTCAGCTCCGGCTCTTCAAACAGGCAGCTCTGGGAGAGTAACACGCAGGCATTCTTGGCACTCAGACTGGTCTCCAGGAAGTTGACGCAGGCACGTGCCAGGTGAGGGACAATGTACTTCTTGGCAGCATAAAGAGTGGCCAACACTGTGTCAGCACTCAGGTCAATCTCATCACAGTAAATGTACCTGTTGACACACAAATGTGACTTTCTAAGCTTCATAGACAACAGATCAACCATCAAAACGATATGATGTGATAAGATATATGAGATAAGATGATGATCTGATATACATATACTTAATTTGAAGTATGCGTGTGTATGCATAATAATAGTTTTTTACATCATAATGGCAGAAAGTGACTGATGTTACAGTATTTAAGTGATAACATCACTGCATCTGTTCAAAACCTTGATGGAAGACAATGAAATTGGATTTTAAATAGAGTGAAATCACTGTGCAAACTAATCAAACCAGCCAACAAAACAGTATTCCTCCTACATCCTCGTCTACCTCTTACTGTAGCTTGCCTGCAAGgatgcagaaaacaaaactcataCATAACAGTGATGGAGGAACAGCAAGGAGGTGGTAGAGAACAATATGGACTGATTCAGCATGAAAAGAATGCATActgaaatggaaatacataTAGATTCTACCTTTGAGgtaaaggaacaaaactcttttttcaccaacatcaaaaaaaaaaaagatgaagatgatgactGTACATTATTTGTTTAAAGGCATTGTAAGATCCCAAGAACAGGGTCAGTCAAAGGAAGTACAGGATGTTGAAGAGTTTAGACAGAGGAGAATCCTTACTTTAACATGGCCAGAAATGCTGCTGGTTCCACATCTGGAATATGGATTTCATCCTTGTTTTCAGCCAGTTCACCATAAAACATGGCGTGGAACACTGAGCTGCCCACAGCCAAAACATACTgttgaaaaagagaagagaaaacaaagtgacagagggaaaagagaaaagaaaatatttcatagTTTGCCTGTGATTTCACTGGAAACCACATGACATGCAGAACcatttggaaaaacagaaatattatttGAAATGGGAATTGCACTAAATCCAATTACTTCACATGTAGCTCTTTCTttttacataaaacacacaaatctctTCGTGGATACTGAACAATGCTTCAGTTCTAATCACTGGAGAGCTGTGGCGGTTCTGGGGAGGGGCCAGCAGGGGCCAGTGCCCCTGTAGCACTGATTCTGGACCCCCCTGTGGCCCCCCCTCCGAAAGTAGATTATTCAGTAGCGCCGAGTCGCCGACGTCGAAGGTAGAACTAACGTGCGTGGCTTAACATTCTAGTCGGACCTTTTAGTGCGCTGCACCATTTAAAAAACGAGCGCGAACCATAACACGAGCCTGAAGCAGTCGGAAGATTACAACGAACAACGACGAACGAACTTACACTGTCAAGGTAAGACTTCTGGTAAAGAAATGTTGTTTGCTAACTTTATGAATTATAATAGCATCCTGCCAGAACACCAGGTGTTAATGTCAGCTTAAGTTGATTGTATGGTTCTAGCTAACGTTAGTTACTATTCTTAACGTACGTtatcacaacacaaaaccaagCAAGCCCGCAATGGTAGGATTGCTGAAGTGTAATTCCTCTTAATTGCTTTTTGTCTGtagtgaaaaatgaagagaaaaaaggacatTACGTCCTATTTCtacaagaaaaagacacagaatggTGCAGACATTGAGACAGAGTCAGATGATGGTGGTGAGAGAGCTGAAGAGGAGCAAGTTGAGAGCGCCACAGAAGGAGAGTCAGGGGACATGGGAGACgttgattttcagagagagggcccagagcagcagagagagacagatgaagatcCTGAGGGTGAGGAAGCTGAGACTGAGATAGAGGCGGagtgtgagacacagacagaaaatatttgtgcaTCTACAAGCACTGGACCATCAGGTATGTGATGTTGAAAAGAACACTATGTTTTGTGTCCCTGGTCAGGCTTTAgaatatattaatttatatttactgaatgcaataaaaaatgaattaattcataCAATTGATAAAtagcattaataaataaatacagtttagacaattgtgtgtgtctgagtgcctAAGCAGTGTTAAGTATAGCAGTTTAGTCTATATGCTGTGTCCATGCAGAATTTATGTTTGACTACATATGTTCGGTTTATCTTTctccacagacatcagcaaAGGTAAACAAGACCCACCAATGCAGCCGGACCTAAAGATTTTTCCAAGGACCCTGATgggggacaggaggaggagcttcAAGGCAGCCTGGTACCACATCCACCCCTGGCTTGAATATTCCAAACAGTTGGACTCTGCGTATTGTTACGCTTGCAGACATTTTAGCCCTCCTAATAGCCAAGACACAGTCTTTGACTCACCAGTTGGCTTCAAAAACTGGAAGAAAGCATGTTACAAAACAGGAGGGTTTGCATTGCATGCAAGGTCTGAGCGGCACAAGCAAGCCATGGTTACGTGGAGGGACTAtcagagagctgcagcactGCTGCTTGTGAACGGAGTTTTTCCACATTAAAGCTTGTGAAAACCTACCTCAGATCCACTATGAATGACGACAGATTAAGCAATCTGGGTGTCCTTAGCATCGAGTCGAGGAGGGCAAAAGCACTGAGTCTCGACTCATTTGTTGACCGGTTTGCCCGGAATCACCAAAACCGCAGAATACAGTTGCTGTAATAGTAGGGCAGCCTCTTATCAGTGGTTTAAcaagttttattaaaataaaaagtcaaacaagatttcgaatctttgtcttttttgctgCGGGTTTAATGTGCCCCTCTATCAAAACCCCTGGCCCCAGCCAGGCCCCCTCAGTGAAATTGGTCTAGAACCGCCACTGCTGGAGAGATTGACCCTGTTGAGTTTCTCTCATAATGAGCAGTTCTCAGCCAGTTACTATTTCCCCTGAGGACAGGGAGGCAGATTTCTAATGAACAAGATTTcctctgataaaaaaaacaaaacaaaacaaaacaaaacaaaaaacaaaacaaaacaggaaatcctaATAACACAACTGAACAGAGTGCAACAAAAGTTCAATTTACTGAAATTAATGACTTATCTGAACTTATGATGAAATCAGATGCAACACAAGGCTACTAATAATTTCAGTAATAAGCACTGTATACAAGACTCTGAATCCTGTAATTATACTCAGGCGCATTTCATGTTTTAGGTCTTTGTGCGCATGTCTGtgttatgcgtgtgtgtgtgtgtgtgtgtgcgcattaCAAGTATGTGTAGGTGAGTATGTGGGTGGTATAAATTTTCTCAAAAAAGGCACACAGACTTTCTCTAAAGTGATTAAATTGCAGTGAACCCATTCTAAAATAAAGCCTGCAAACCTGCTTTCTCAAAACACTCTCCTTATTGTTGTTACACACTGaaattcatgtttcttttttttttcataaagagGTCAGTTGAAAGGCAGCAGCTCTTTTCTGTGGATTTAGAGACTAGTATAGATATATAATGCATATTAGAATAAGATCAGTTCCACCTCTTGACCCACTGCATTTTACAGATGTTCACATATATTACTGCTCTTAGCTGCTGGCTGCATCCTCCATCTTAGAAGGATATAACTTTGTTATCGGACTTCCTGCCAAATGGACACAAGAAAGATTGCCGTGTTGAACGTCATTAGATCCCATCGGCATAATGTCTCAGCATAAAGTGCAGTCGAATCATCCACATTGTCCTTCCATAACTGCATTCTATAAATGCACAAAGTGCACTGCAGCTACCAATCATAGATAATACATTTGGGTCCCatttaaagaacaaaatgatGACCCATATAGGGCTCATCTGACAGTGTAGATGTGGAATGGATAGCCAAGTCAAATTCCTTGCTACAAAAATCACTTACCAGATGTAATGTGAATGTTATAATCATATTCAAATAGAGTAGACATAATGATGTGCTTCTAGATGAATCACACCGTCTATGCAACTGTAAACCTTAATCAATCATTTATGTGAACACATTGAAAGAGCAATGAGGTCAGAGGGTGGACTGAACAAAGAAGTCAGAGGATGTCGACCTGCAGGTTACTATTGGGATAAACAGGTTGAATACGGGGCCCAATTATGATAATCAAAGCTTTTTGTAGTAGATTCATTGTACTGTCATTCAAAAATTCAAAAGCTAATCAAGTAAATGAACACAAAAGTATTTCTAGGGTGTGAGATGCGGAGTTGAATGAACCTTAGTCTATGCCTTATCATTGTAACTGCGTTCTGCTGGATGTGTTTGATTAGAAGTTGAGTAATTGCAGAGCAGTTTTTGAAAAGCTGAGCTAAAGCAGAGACAAAGGCGATCCGTTCTGTGTGAGATGACTGCTGAAGAGGATATCCCTTCCTCCTTCGCTCACTCTGCGCCTCTATCTTTCAGCCTCATTTACATAAATAATTGAGGACTGTCTCGAAAAGACACATGGTGCGGAAGTGAGAGCGGAGCACAAAGGATTTTGGTCCCATTACTGCTGGCAATGAGGAAGACTATTTTTATGCTGATATGATATGAACAACACTGGGCCGGGCTGGCTGATTGCTTGTTTGTTAATTTCCTCTCCCGCCACCGTGATTTTACAGGTTGATGAAATTCTTACTCTGTGTCCTGGCAGCCGCTGGGTTCTTCCAGGTTGACCCACCACAAAGTGAACATCTGCCATCAGTTCATTGTTGAACATTACAGAATTTCTAAAAAGGGGaagaagcacaaaaaaaaaggaattttacATACAATAATCTGTACATTTGTTttagagaagaagaaggtaaaACACAGAAAGCAATATGCTTTCTGTGTTTTACCTTAAGACATTAAGGTTAGATGAAGGAGGATCACATAAActcatttttatgtaaatactAAAACTCAGATTAGTGGCAGGAGTCTTTAGCTGAAGTTCAAACAAAAATAGTAATAGTTTTATGATCGTGTCTCCAAGTGTCCCAGTTacttcagacaaaactgaagaCATTGGTTTAAAAGTCTTCCTTAGCAAACTAACACACAAAAGTGATTTCATtgccaaatctttttttttttttttttaacttaaactCTTTATGTCTCTATAAAGACAGACAAATGAGACAATGAACTGAATGGAAAATCCCCACTGTGAAAGAATGGGACCAACAATAAAGCTGCGTTCATATATTATTGAGTGGTAGAACATGTCACAGGGGTGGGTAAACAGCCCCATGATGTTCTGGAGAGACAACAAAGCCAGGTCGGAAAGCGCACACTTTGCTCTGGACAGCTGGGGTCTTTTACTGATAGGCCAAGgtaaatattttgcttttagTACAGAGCAGCCTCTGCCTGTTGTGCATATCAAACGCACCCGGTGCCTGTCCGCCCTCTGTTATGTCAGAGCGGCAAAGTctgcaggagcaggagagggtGTAAACAGAGATACCCCAAGCAAATTGAGGGCAGGGCAGAGGGAACACCcacccattctctctctctcacacacacacaaacacacacatatgcaaactCACACAGATCTCAGTAATTACCTTAACTCATTGTTTTGTGATACAATTTaaaatttcatggaaattcTGTTCAGAAAATTGGCAATTTAAAATGCAGATGAACTCTGCTGAACTTATGAGAAATTTCAAATTCATCTCCTCTGATTTTAATGTTGATAAGAACTGATCTACAGCAATGGTTTCTACTTCTCACAGAGGTTTGCTGGTGGTGCCTACCTTTCTCTTATAGTGGAGTAGAGTCCCTGCCAGTTACAGTTCTGtatggtgttgttgttgttgaggttCTGCTGCTGGTACAGTTGCACTGTGGTGGTGGATGCCGGCTTTTTGGTGGGAAAAATGTCCGCtgccatcttcttcttcttcttgctccTCAGGGTGATTATCTCATAACAGACTGGGGGCAGCTTGGAGCTGCCACTCGCATTTCCTTTCTTGGAGCTCTTACTTGACTTGCTTTTCACTGACTCGGGAAGCATTAAGAAGAAAGTCAGACATTTCATGTTCCTTCCCTTGGCATCGACCATGAGTGTGTTCAACTGCCGAGCAGTGGGAGTTCATGCAGAGAAGACATTCACCAGGAGCCGGCAGGTGCGAGGGAGGACCAAGGGGGGATTTGGGAAGAGGACAGCGGAGACTTGAGCTGAACTCAGCGGACAGAAGCCAGAGATCCGGTGTGAGGTGTCACCTTTTGAAAACTAACAGGATAACTTTCTTGTTTTGCTCGTTTTCTTCACTCCTCTTAAGAGGCAGGATCAGACTGGTGATGCAAAGGCACTTTTCCTGTGTGAAGTTTGATCTGCTGACGGAGAAGCTCTCGGGGTTCCCATTCTTGCTCTTCCAGAGCGATGTGATCGGCTCTTCAAAtcacttctttttctcctctgctcccttgcctctctcactcactgctCTGCTGAGGGTTGGCCTGACAGCCCCAGATTTAGTACAGCTGCAGTGGTCCTCAGGCGGGCAGCGGTGTTTACTCAATTCCTTTCATTTCCCACTCTTACTCCTTCTGtgcttctctcagtctctcttcatCTGTGGATCTACCTTTTTCTCTCCAAcacttgttctctttttttttccccctccctctcctccatggAGCAGAGTCATCTGCAGGATGCTGTAGCCGTGGATGCTGTGTTGCTCTGCTCAGCTACTCGTTCTGCTGACTACAGAGGTTGAATGGGAGAGTGCAGAGGAGATAGAGAACCCCCCGCCCCTCACAGCACGGTACACGGCTCTCTCCGGAGCTCAGCCAATGGCAGCTCACAGCATTCATGATTGGCTAATGCAGCCTAGTGCAGCACATACTTGAATATGCAATAGTCAACGTCTCAATTAAAGTGACAGCCATGCTCCATAAGAATGATATATTCATCGACTGTGTTACTTCCTCTGTTTGATTTACCTGAAACCACAGCATTCAGTTTATACTACAGCAACTCCGTGCTATAATTCAAAAGGGCAATGCAAATTTACATGCTCTTTTTTTAAGGGCAGAATTTGCTTAATTCATGCATCCTCTGACAATCatacttctttttctttaatgagcttttcataaatgtataaaaacagtTGAATTTGCAATTCATTGTTCTTTACTGCTTTGATTGGACTTGTGACCTCTAAACTGTTTTACCagttaaaaacctttttttttagatgcaaGATTTACAGCAATAACACATCATATACACAACAGACGTTATTATTATGCTATGAGAATTTGATAATGTGGCATATTGCAATGTGCTGATATTCCTGTATCTTTAAATATTTCTAATTTGAATTAACATCCTGACTTTGCATTTCAAATTTGTGAAACTCTTTTGTAATACCATCGACAGTTTTCTctgagatttttcttttgaaaaaccAACTGCTTCCAGTCCCAGCCAGTAATATGTGCTTGTGCTTAAGCTTCCTTGTTAAGTCATCTCTTCAGGAGAGTACATGGGGCTATAAATGTAATGCACTCTTTACACTATGTATAATGCATACGGTTCCTTTGCTCTTTTTGTCTAGTTAGGCCTGTGCACGGTGGGTATTCTATTTAAAGCTCTGGGATGATTTAGCTtttgggtggtggtggtttaaAATGTTATGAAATGCTGTCATACTTGATGCAACAGTAGTCTGGtgttttatgtctcttttttATGGCGTTTTGTTAATATTACTACTGCAATTGCCTACCTTGCACTGATAATAGTATTGCCTTAAGCAGCACTGTTACTACTGTTTATAGTAGTAGTTATAATTTATTTGCATATTGACtcatattatattttaaagattGAAATTCAAACTGACAAAGAACAGCAGAATGAGGTGAATAAATTTAATTGGGAAAGTCTTGCTTGAACCACTGTCACAATATTGATTTTTCCATAAACCTTAATTAACTGTCTTAGTGTTTGCTACACTGAGGAGCTTTAGCCCGCTAAGCCTCCTCatagtgtgtgtgctgtagaaCAGAGAAATTTGCTATGGTAACATGGAGCCAACATTACAGGGCACCATACTCTCAAATTGCAGGCCACTAGAGATGTTACCTTGGTAACCACATCCACAAGCAACAGCGGGATACAAATGTAGTatacagacataaaaacaatgacaatagTAAGAGAGAAGTCCTAATATTACTCTGCAGCTTTTAACAATTATTTATTCCACTGTGCACCATAAGCAGTCTTAATTTAGATCAATTTTCTGCAATTTTACAGCCATCCAGGTCCCTGAAACTGTAATGTATAAAAATCAACATTGATAACTGCTGACAGAGTACACATGTAAAACCAGCAATTTTTGTGATTTATCTGGCATAGTGGTCTGGCAGCCCATATGATAAATAGGATGTCATTCTATATTACCCTGAATGGCTTCCTGCTTCCTTTAATTGCATTTTCTCTCCATTCATCAGCAGAAAATGTAATCTTGTTATTCACACATTCAGTGGTaggagtgagaggaggaagtaATGATGGTGTTGTCACAGCGTCAACATCACCTTTGTCTCACACTTTGTCATCGCGCAgtcacacattttcacagaaaaggaaaacattgtACACTGTAGTAGCACAGCAGTCGGCATTATGGTCATAAAAGGCCATTAGTCTTCAGTTAATcacaaaaattaaagaaatgtTTATCAGCCATTTTAATATAGTTAACCTCCAATATAttcaaactgtcatttttttatgaTTGTGAGTTAATGTCACTAAGACAGTGAACACTGAGGCTtcagatcattttattttctgacgCCAGAACACAGTGCTTGGCGATACTCCAGCCCCAGTGTATTAGCTTCAGAAGGTGAagttaaaaagcagcagaagtcCAGCTGTGCCTTTGTTGATTGCTTCTTGATGACAGTACTCAGGGCAGCACGTTTATCTTGAAAGTAGTTACACCAGGACACCTTCATCTTTTTAGAAGTAACTGCAGTCAGAGCGAAATACATACAAGCCAGAAAAGCTGGAAAAACTAGTGCCTAGTCAGATAcctcaaataaataaagttactctgtctctgttgttgtttacacCAGCACATACTGTTTCAGTTTATTATCAACAAGCTCAATGAGTTTCCATTAAGTATTATATGAAGGAGGATTACACATATTTCAACATTAATGGATAATGGCTAATTTATATAATTACACATAATGATATTTACTGGGTTTTCttataagaataaaaaaatatatgcatTAGTGGCTTGTAGACAGCCTGTACTCACTGTAAACTGCAGGACATCAAATTGAAATTCTATCATAAAAATTGAAGTGCTGGTAGAAGGGGTGCATTCTTATTTGAGTT
This region includes:
- the btbd3b gene encoding BTB/POZ domain-containing protein 3, whose product is MVDAKGRNMKCLTFFLMLPESVKSKSSKSSKKGNASGSSKLPPVCYEIITLRSKKKKKMAADIFPTKKPASTTTVQLYQQQNLNNNNTIQNCNWQGLYSTIRERNSVMFNNELMADVHFVVGQPGRTQRLPGHRYVLAVGSSVFHAMFYGELAENKDEIHIPDVEPAAFLAMLKYIYCDEIDLSADTVLATLYAAKKYIVPHLARACVNFLETSLSAKNACVLLSQSCLFEEPELTQRCWEVIDAQAELALRSEGFCDIDSQTLESILQRETLNAKEIVVFEAALSWAEAECQRQELTSSTDNKRKVLGKAMYLIRIPTMALDDFANGAAQSGVLTLNETNDIFLWYTAAKKPELQFVSQPRKGLTPQRCHRFQSCAYRSNQWRYRGRCDSIQFAVDKRVFIAGFGLYGSSCGSAEYSAKIELKRQGVLLGQNLSKYFSDGSSNTFPVWFEYPVQIEPDTFYTASVVLDGNELSYFGQEGMTEVQCGKVTFQFQCSSDSTNGTGVQGGQIPELIFYA
- the LOC121189159 gene encoding uncharacterized protein LOC121189159 codes for the protein MKRKKDITSYFYKKKTQNGADIETESDDGGERAEEEQVESATEGESGDMGDVDFQREGPEQQRETDEDPEGEEAETEIEAECETQTENICASTSTGPSDISKGKQDPPMQPDLKIFPRTLMGDRRRSFKAAWYHIHPWLEYSKQLDSAYCYACRHFSPPNSQDTVFDSPVGFKNWKKACYKTGGFALHARSERHKQAMVTWRDYQRAAALLLVNGVFPH